In Euphorbia lathyris chromosome 10, ddEupLath1.1, whole genome shotgun sequence, the DNA window GCTTGATGATAATATATGAATTCACTAAAGGGATTTTACCGGAGCAAGACAAGGGTTGCAATATGCCATCACTTTTATATGTTGGGCACCAAGATCATTAATCAGTTGCTTCCATCCGTTGTACCTTGTTGTATCCACTTCCCAATTCCACCACAGTTGTGATCCAATGAATGTCTCCCTTTGTCCTACCCAATCCTACATGGTCCAGAAATACAACTTTAAGCAAAGTATTCATTGTTTGTGCAGATAGCAATGAGCTTCAATTTACTATTGATAATTTGGATAGGTACAGACAGGACTACCTGCAACCAAAATGCTGAAATTGGAACCTTGTAAGACTTTAGTTCATTCCAGATATGATGTACAGCTTCTGTACCGCCTTGCATTCCTACAACAGCTCCTGATATGATCCACTTAGGAAGCTCAGGTGGCCTTCCAATAGTTTCTGTGAAGCATTCAATAAGCTCAGAGGGTGAGTCCCCATACAATATTCTTCCTTGAGCTGAATTGCTGTGTATCTGCCAGCTCCATTATAAAGAAAATGGAAACTATATGGTTAAACTTTGAATGAGCTTCTATTTTATTCTTTCAGACAAACTGTATTTCTTACCTGTATCTGAACTTTATCATGTTTAGTTAAATCGAAGACGGAGTAGTTATATCCATCTAAATAGAGAGACTTCATCTTTGATGTCATGTAGAACGGTGAAGGAGCATAAGTTGTGCTCCAATCACCCCCAGCTCTGCAATATAATACAAAAAAGCTTTTAGATTCCTGTTGCTAAATTCACCATTGTTCATAAAATAGTAGCAAATTTACCTGTAGCTAACCAAATTGGCAGCAAAAGTGATAGGTTGATCTCCTCTGCCAATTCCCTGCTCTTGAACCAAAATAGGCACTCTTTTGCCTTTGAAATCCATATGAGAGAACTGCTCTCCAAAACCAAAGAAGCTTTCATTGGCATCACTTGCATAGGTAAGGCAAATTCTGTTGAATTCTGTCAATCTCTCAACCTTCTTTTCTGTTTCCTCTGATGAAGAAACAGCAACGAACCCTCTTGGCCTAGTAAAGAAGCTGCACAATCTGAGCTTCCGTTTTCCAATCCTTTGCAGCTTCTTCCTTAATCTCTGGTATTTTCCTGGTGAAATTTTCGGTTGAAGCTGGATCTGGGGTTGTCCAAGTCTCACTTGAAATCCAATTTGGTGAAGGTTCTTTTGATCAAACAGAATCCAATACCTTGCATAAGTAGATGGTCCTGGTCCCGGTCCCTTTATTTTTTGAAAGTTTTTGTCTTTATCAATAACCCTCTTCTTCCTTACATTATTGCTGAATAACTTCCCTGTTATGATCAAAGCAGGAAACTGGGTATCTTTGAAATCAAAAGGGGAATCAAAATCCTGATCCAGTTTAGGAATGAGTTTTATATCTTCAATTGTTTGATGAtcacaaagaagaagaagattagtaTCATTTATAACAAATGATCCTCTGCTTTCTTCAACCTCTGTTTCAGCCACTGCTGCAGAGACAAAGGCTTGGCCAGGTAAGGTGGACCAGAGGGACTTGGTTGGGTGAGAGTGGTGAGAAATTGAGATATAGCCACCATTTTTTGTGCTCCAAAGAAACTGGAAATCAGTACCTAACCTGAATATTTGTGTTTCAGGATTGAACAAGAGAGATCCTTCGAGGTAAGGAAGAGATTTAGGTGGGGAAGGGAATGGGTTATTTAAATGCTTATGGTGCTTTTTGGTGATTTTGAGGGTTGTCATATTTGGAATATTGGAATTCTCTGATTTTGAAACCATATTTTACCTATTTATAGATTCAAGGACAAAAACGTgaattttgtgaatttttttattttctttttccattgAAAATTCTTTTATGTGTAAACGGAGGAAAAGTCGtgagtaataaataaataaaaacaaaaatgcaGGAAAAATAGTAATGAAGTAGTTCTGATGGGAAGAAATATGGTTGTCAGTTGTCactttttgttaattaattaaatttattgttCTTATCTTCTTCACTTTTATTAAGCTTCGTCTTTGTTTATATGTTTCTTTTGGGGATAGTGTTGTAGTAGTACTAAATAAGAAAAAGACATCCCTTTTATTAGGGTTAagttgcaaaaatacccctaacgttttgagccaggagcaattttatccctaacgtctaaaatggttcaattttacccctaacgttggaagccaagcgcaattttacccctaacgttaataaattgggtcaatttgaaaaataattcatcaaactgtcttctcggtcataaatcttgttatctacacttcatacgtgtgtcattttatcagtaacaaatcacaaacattcgttgggatgtgaaaaaaaaaaatatactgtctttttgtacggattagataaaaaattcaaaaaatccaccgaatttataaatattaatctcaaattctattattaaattataaaaaatatgaaattctttttttagaacgaattattatgcaattggtgcagaataatgaacaaaaatatatgtgttttataatagtgtctgaaattgaccaaatttatcagcgttaggggtaaaattgctcttggcttccaacgttagggataaaattgcaccattttagacgttaagggtaaaattgttcctggcccaaaacgttaggggcatttttgtaccttaaccccTTTTATTACAAAAGTTAAGgcttaggataaataatttattagtttttttattgtatttgtttaattttttattttaaaaaaatattataaagtttttatttttatcatcattaatttttaattattttatctaGATTTTTAACTAAACATATTTTAGTTTGTAAGACAGATACAGTGCTATATAAAATAATCATGTTACCGCGTTATTCAtgtcaaatataacggttaaaaatttaaaaaaaataatcaaaaagtTAATAGTAACAAAaaatgatgcggggcatctttccctaggatcgagtcCGAACAAGGGAAGTCGGGGAAAGAATCAAGTACAAGCAATAAGCAAGCAAGAAGGCCAAACTGTGCCACACAACAAGTGGGAACGCTCCGCGTGGTCTagtacacgccccgcgtacttgaggAATTGAGCCAAAGAAAAGCCCAGGAGGTCATCCACGCGAGGCGTAGATCAAACACGCTCCGCGTATAGAGCAAGCACACCCCTCATATGGGAAGAAATGATCCGGAGGGAGTCCCAACAACtcagacacgctccgcgtgtctaacggtacgccccgcgtgaaggaAAGTAATCccggagaagagttcaacagccaaagtacgccccgtgtaaaaTGGCTCCTGATCCAGAGAATGGCtcatcagccaaagtacgccccgcgtacttttgGATACACCACGTGTACTTTTACTTTtcaggaacttgctccttactctaGCTTCCTGGTTATTTACACCTTTGGTCCCTCAGCTCCTCTCCCTCCTTCAAATCAACCTCCTCCACTCACCTTTACCCccatttaccccttatctttatgttCTAATTAGCTAAGCTCTTTACCCTTTATGTAATTAGGCAAGTAgggttttgagatgatataaattcatctctttcttgtaatgtttctttaactttttatcaatcaaatattaaacttctttgtgaagcttgttaaggtttatccttcaacaatggggaatcttgatttcctatggatttagtccatgaattgggattcactccttctagtttagctagagaattggaatatctttgttagtttacgattaaaactaacacgtcactTTCAGATAAAtccgatctgtatcagttggtatcagagccgatcgttttccttgaacggagacttctttcgacaatgATTCAACCGAGTTTTCTACAAGCCATTAGAGATTATGCCGCCAAGAGCCTTGAAGTACTCCAAACCGAAGCAAGGGAGATGGATGTTGAGCTTGCCGAGATGAGGAGGAAGACTATAGAGAACTTGGAGCAAGAAAGGCTAGAAAGGCTACAAAGAGGCAACCGAAACAAACGTAGGCGACAACGTCGGGCCCAACGGGAAAAGGATGAAGAAACCTCCATGTTGTCTCCTCAAGGTTCATCCCAAATCTTTCCTCCATTATACAAGAAAGAGGTAAACCCAACATTTTCAAATTCTCATTTGGAAGTTATGGATGAATTTATTTCTAGTGAGGGATTGGATGTTGGTGATGTTATTTGTGAACTAGATTCTCATTTTGGGTTATTTGATAATGATGttgtgaatgagaatgtggatttatgtgtggatgaggaggaaggagtGTTGATAGGGGAGGATGTTGGGGAAAACAATGTAGCAAGTGATgctccccaagtgtttgatgaaatgccccttagGCATAGCCACATATGTATGCTTAAGGGCATTGAGGATATTTGTCTTCAAGAGGGGGAGACGGAGCTTgggcttattaatctctttaAGGAGAAGGATGAAATTAAtttatgtgtggagattgatgactatggagatgggagagatgttggtggttctaccatgTTGGGTTGTAGCATGCCTTTTGAGTCGGGCGACTTGGCACGTGAATTAGTCGGTTCGAATTATGAAGAGGAGTGGGAGGAAACGAAAGGTCATGGGAAAAAACGGATCGTGGATGAAGAGGGAAATGAATTTGAGCATGATCATGGAGAAGAGGAGTTAgtagaggagattgatgaagaggagaaccaatccaaGAATGAGCTAGAAAGAAATGTTGAACATGACTATTGtgaaggcgaattcgaggatgaggttgaagagagagagcacgcttccgaagatgaaatatgtgaagatggtgaactttgtcatagtgcatatgaatttgattatgatgaagatggtagagtttaccatgagGAGGATGAATGTCAACggattgagtggaaccaatatgggaCTGCTTATGAAGAAGACGAAGATGAGATCTACTATGATGAGAATGGGCGTCGGTGTGTTGAGTGGAATCGACATGGGGCTCCCtatgaagataatgaaggtagattccattgtgatgatgagttggaggatgttgaacggTCCTATAATGAAGATATCTATGAGTATGGTGGAGGTAGGTTCCatcatgatgatgagttggGGAATGTAGAGTGGAGCCGAAGAGAAGAAGCCTATGATGAGGAAGGTCGGTTCCGAGATGACTATGAGACAGGAAATGTAGAGTGGAGCCGAAATGAAAATGCTTACAATGAAGAAGAAGGTCGGTTCCAAGATGAGGATGAGTCGGGAAGTGTTGAGTATGAAGACACatatgaagttgatgatgatggcaatgagcacaatgtgtatttggtgactagggtgccaatgcctagtgaagaagagcctagccaacgtcatcgattatttagaactcgatgcttagtccgtgggaagaagtgtgagatggtgatcgacggaggaagccaagtgaatatcattagtcggtccgccatgagcaagtttgggttggttcccgagccacatcctagaccttaccgccttggttgggtcaacgaggtggaaaagcttcaagttactcattggtgtaaggttcctttcactattggagcttatggggatgaagctatgtgtgatgttgtggagatgggtgcttgtgatgtgctacttggtaggccatggcaatttgattgtgattcctcacatgcgggaagaagcaacacctacaccatacgcaaaggcggaatccgatatgtccttatacctttgaagagttctcctagtaagaaaaTGGAGACCACTTTAGGagattgtccaactcgggagttgaatgtgaatgggtgcattggtggaacggGTGAGACATTGAGTCATCTTGATTTGGGTTCCATGGCTGAAAtagctagccactctcctaaTGAAGTCAAATCCCAAGAGGGGAATGAAGTTGAGACGGGGAGTAGCAAAGTTGGAAGTGGGGAAGTAGAGCCGATGCTCAAGGGTGACAAGCACGTGTCTTTCAACGAGCCACCTATAGGGCTTCCTAAAGGGCTGCCACCTTTGAGAAAGCTACCACGagacatagcatgggatccggAAGATCGTGCACCTAGCTCTACAAATGGTGAGTTGAGATCTAGAGAGGAAGAGGAAGGTTGTTCTATGAAGCCTAGTGATAGCACCGAGATGCCTAGCATATGCTACATGTAAAAGAATCGAGTCACTCAttgggtaaaatctgaacttattcttttgtgctttgttgaaatGTATGTGTTGGAATCTTGGTtgtgtatgttgagggagaagCTTTCCTATGAGGAGCCCATGAGGGGTGATCTTATCATGAGGCATGGGAGTTTATTGTTGAGGGAGGACAtttcctatgatgagcccatgagggGTGGTCTTGTCATGAGAAGTGAGAGTTTTATATTGAGGGAGGATCTTTCCTATGATGAGCCTATGAGAGGTGATCTTGTTGTGAGGAGTGTGAACttcatgttgagggagaacattccctatgatgagcccataAGAGATGATCTTGTTGTGAGGAATGTGGACTCTATGTTGACtgagaaccttccctatgataaGCCTATGAGAGGCAAGCTTGTTGTGAGGGATGTGAGCTTTGTGTTGAGGGAGAACACTTCCTATGATGGGACCATGGGGGTTGATCTTGTTATGGGCTTGGGTGATTGTTTGTTGAAGGGGAATGGCTTCCCGTGGAACATAGAAAGGATGGAAGGAGGTCAAGACTTGGTAAACTCGGAGCTCATTACTTTGCGCTTTATTGCTATGTATGTGTGGGGGTATATGTGGTGCTTGTTGAAGAAGCATCAaccctatgaggagtcaatgagaagTGACCTTATGATGAAGAGAGTGGggtttatgaagtctttgatgaatgggaaTAGCCGCTCGAGAGATGTTGAGGAGATGGACGGGATTCAAGACTTGAAGAACCATGGCCAAGTTAGTAAagtggcaagtcttgaagttccgggATGGTTGACCCAAGGTGAGGGAGGAGCTACTTTGTGTGAGCTTGGGTTCACTATAATGTGGGCTGACAAATGTCACcgggatattccgtttgatgtgggccatgggcaaGGAGATAATGAGCATGATAGCCAAGTTAGTGGAATGAGTGATAGCAAAGTCCGGGCATATTCAATTCAAAgtcatgtttgggttgtgaagagtactcaagggatcgctccaatttgggttgatatatggcgTCGGGACATGTCATGTGAGGTTGGCTATGTGCGAGTGGAGGTTGAGCCTAGCATCTgggttgatggcgtgaggtacattggggtccgggcatattcgactcaagatcatgttggggttttgaagaatACTTGTGAGATTGATTCTAGTTGGGTCGATATGTGTCGTCGGGATATTCCATTCGAGGTAGGCCATGAGTGGAAGAAGGTTGCgttgattcctcaagttcgtgatgggAAGATCAAGAGGGTCTATGGGTGGTCCATGCAACCAAATGAGGGGCGTTGGAAGACCATCCAAGCATTCAatgggaagtggtttgacaagcttcgccaagacataccatttGATGTTGGTAGAACATCCGATATTGGTGGAGATTGGGAGGTGAGCACCACGGAAGATGAAGTCCGGGGTGGAGCACTTGTTGAGGTATGGGGAAAGGCTCGTGAGGAGAAGGTGAGTCCGGTAATATTTGGAGTGGACTccttgaattcatctcgaacaacaccttggttcgatttgagggcTTGGGTTCATTCACATCGAACACGTCTCACCAATATATagcaagcaacttggggtcaagttctttttaagagagagtgaatgatgcggggcatctttccctaggatcgagtcCGAACGAGGGAAGTCGGGGAAAGAATCAAGTACAAGCAATAAGCAAGCAAGAAGGCCAAACTGTGCCACACAACAAGTGGGAACGCTCCGCGTGGTCTagtacacgccccgcgtacttgaggAATTGAGCCAAAGAAAAGCCCAGGAGGTCATCCACGCGAGGCGTAGATCAAACACGCTCCGCGTATAGAGCAAGCACACCCCTCATATGGGAAGAAATGATCCGGAGGGAGTCCCAACAACtcagacacgctccgcgtgtctaacggtacgccccgcgtgaaggaAAGTAATCccggagaagagttcaacagccaaagtacgccccgcgtacttctGAGTACGCTCCGTGTAAAATGGCTCCTGATCCAGAGAATGGCtcatcagccaaagtacgccccgcATACTTTTGGATACGCCCCGTGTACTTTTACTTTtcaggaacttgctccttactctaGGTTCCTGGTTATTTACACCTTTGGTCCCTCAGCTCCTCTCCCTCCTTCAAATCAACCCCCTCCACTCACCTTTACCccatttaccccttatctttatgttCTAATTAGCTAAGCTCTTTACCCTTTATGTAATTAGGCAAGTAgggttttgagatgatataaattcatctctttcttgtaatgtttctttaactttttatcaatcaaatattaaacttctttgtgaagcttgttaaggtttatccttcaacaatggggaatcttgatttcctatggatttagtccatgaattgggattcactccttctagtttagctagagaattggaatatctttgttagtttacgattaaaactaacacgtcactTTCAGATAAATCCGATCTGTATCAAAAAAAACcttataatacatttttttaaatagaaattaacagtattttaagtaaaaagaaaagaattaataaattatttacctaaaatttatttatttatgctaGTAAATGTTTTCTCTGCTTAGAAAAGTTTTTTATTGTTTCAAGCGCAACTTATATTtgagtaaaaaaacaaaaatcgattagaatgaattaattttacGGTAAATAATTCATTAGTCCCTACCTTTTTATGTAACACGCTGTTTAgtttttctattttgaaaaacatattataaagtccataatttttgttaatattaaccatttggtcattttgtttatttttttagatttttaatcgaaCATATCTTAGATTCCAAGATAGTCATAGTATAATACAAAATGTCTATGTTACTATGTTATTTTCTGTCTGTCTGTTTCtaccaaatataacggttaaaaatctaaaaatagacaaaaggaccaaaagGGTTAATAATGACAAAAGATAagaaccttataatgtgttttccaaaacagaaggactaaacagtgtgttaggtaaaaattgagagactaataaattatttacccttaattttAAGGGATACACTGTAAATATATGTTTAGCAGTAGTGTTCACATTAATAATTAAGAgaaattttattcttaatgtgatacaattttattcttaatatgatataattttaaattagggtggagattcaaagcatccctaacattgataattaAGAGAAATTTTATGCTTAATGTGatacaattttatctttaacattGAAAGTAAGAGTAAATTTATTCTTAACATGAACAAATTTAGTCAATTTTAGACAAcgttaaaaaaacatatatattatgtttttatgttatGCACTAGTTACAtgtcaatttgttctaaaaaaaatatttttcttctttttaatttcataataaaattaaagattaatatatttttaaatttaacaaaatatttgaaattttttttcaaCTTGTACATAAGGCTATAATTTTGTAAGTCTTTTTTTCCATGTGTATGAATAAGTTTctgatttattaattattagtgataaaataacacacatatGTACAGTAAGATGACAAAATTTACGAatgagaaaacagtttgataaattgtttctcaaattaatctaacttgtcaatattaggaggtaaactgatagttaagatcaattttaccaaTAATATTTGACTGTTTGAGTCaaattgataaataatttatcaaattgtcttctcaaCTATTAATTTTGTCATATTCACTGTACATGTGCGTTTTTTTATCACTTAtcagtaacagatcacaaatatatgcatatacatgaaaaaaaatgaagaaaattaaaaaattatactgtgTTATGTActaattggacaaaaaaaattaaaaatttaaatattttgtcaaatttataatatactaatctcaaattctatcatgaaataaaatctttttttttagaactaactgatacagaatatgaaaataaaaataactgtgattttttttaatgatttctaAAATTCACCGACtactaacatttaaaataaaattgcacCACTTTAAATATCGGGTAtaattctcaaaaaaaaaaatatcgggataaaattacttttttgtCCTTTTAATTATGTTGAGTCGCTGTCGCAAGGTCTACTAAAACTCTTGACCTCGAATGGATCTGAATCTGACTGGCCATCCTACTTTGAAATTTTCTTAATAAATACTctcaagaaaaaggaaaaaataaatactCTCACAGTCTAAATTATATTACTATTTTCAGCCTTTaggtttaattataaaatattgtttcaaaaaaaaaaggtttaattataaaatataatttagataattcaaTATTTTTTCATATAAATTTTCTAACTCATTCTTATTTAACTTACTAATATAAGTGTGAATAGACCtagcaattatcgtgttcgagtcatgttcgtgtcgtgtcatttcgggttcgtgtcacaaaagagtaaacccaaacccaacccaaaaaccttcgtgtcaaagtcgtgttaacctgttcgggttagtgtcgatttcgtgtcgtgttttcgggttacatgtaattttgttatgcatatatattaataataactcttaaaaatataaaaagatatgGTACTGGTTTTAAGcgttttatatcatttttagattagtatgttaacaataattatcgaaaagttcgataatatcatgttagagggtcatgtaatgtgtttataacaatttaggaaattcaaatcaatatttgcaattaataattataattttattatctttattaataaagtgagataaaaacacgagagaatataacaataattttcaatatccgtgtcagtttcgtgttttcgggttgacacggaaatgacacgaaaattaacatatcatttcgtgtcgtgtcaactttcgtgtcgtgtcataaaactctaaacactaacactaaaaaagcatgtcgtgttcgtgtcgtgtcatcgggtcgtgtgtcgctTTGCCGGGTCTAAGTGTGAATGAGTATAAAACTATTATAATTttcaataatatttatattgaaACCCTTAAAGGGAGGGGAAGGGATGGGAAGTTAATTAAAGGGAAGGGAGGTTAGAGAACCTCCATCCCACCAACTTGGTGGGACTGAAATTGAAGGTTTTTGAACCTCCATTTAACCAT includes these proteins:
- the LOC136209085 gene encoding uncharacterized protein, whose amino-acid sequence is MTTLKITKKHHKHLNNPFPSPPKSLPYLEGSLLFNPETQIFRLGTDFQFLWSTKNGGYISISHHSHPTKSLWSTLPGQAFVSAAVAETEVEESRGSFVINDTNLLLLCDHQTIEDIKLIPKLDQDFDSPFDFKDTQFPALIITGKLFSNNVRKKRVIDKDKNFQKIKGPGPGPSTYARYWILFDQKNLHQIGFQVRLGQPQIQLQPKISPGKYQRLRKKLQRIGKRKLRLCSFFTRPRGFVAVSSSEETEKKVERLTEFNRICLTYASDANESFFGFGEQFSHMDFKGKRVPILVQEQGIGRGDQPITFAANLVSYRAGGDWSTTYAPSPFYMTSKMKSLYLDGYNYSVFDLTKHDKVQIQIHSNSAQGRILYGDSPSELIECFTETIGRPPELPKWIISGAVVGMQGGTEAVHHIWNELKSYKVPISAFWLQDWVGQRETFIGSQLWWNWEVDTTRYNGWKQLINDLGAQHIKVMAYCNPCLAPTDEKPNRRRNHFQEAKELDILVKDKNGDPYMVPNTAFDVGMLDLTHPNTACWFKQILQEMVDDGVRGWMADFGEGLPVDAVLYSGEDPISAHNRYPELWAQLNREFVEHWKKNRVGKEKEDPEEALVFFMRAGFRDSPKWGMLFWEGDQMVSWQANDGIKSAVVGLLSSGLSGYALNHSDIGGYCAVSMPFIKYHRSEELLMRWMELNAFTTVFRTHEGNKPSCNSQFYSNHKTLSHFAHCAKMYKAWYFYRIQLVKEASQKGLPVCRHLFLHYPNDRHVHRLSYQQFLIGTEILVVPVLDKGKQNVKAYFPEGETCSWKHVWSGKLFTEEGSEVWVEAPVGYPAIFIKAGSLVGETFLKNLRNLGVL